The nucleotide sequence CGGAGCTTGAAGAGGGCGACCTCGTCTTCTTCGAAACGTACGAAAAAGGCGCGTCGCACTGCGGCATCTACCTCGGCGGCGGCAAATTCATACACGCATCGACGAGCAAAGGCGTGCGCATCGATGAGCTTTCGGGCGACTACTGGAATACGCATTATTACGGCGGCAAGCATATTGTACGGTGAAGGGGAGCGCACCGTTCGCTAAAGGCGCTGTTGCACACGAAAAAGGGGCTGTCGCACATGATTTGTGCGACAGCCCCTTTCGTATGGGGAGCGTCATTGCGTCTTTTGCGTCTCTGCGCCGGGGGTAGGTGCAGCAGAGGGCGTCGCGGCGGGCGATGCGCCCGAAGGCTTCGTCTCCGTACGCGTGCGCGAATCGTCTGCGTCCTGCGCCGCGCCCTTCTTCTCTGTCGACGAAGCGGACGACGCGCGATCCCTGCTGCCCTTCTTCGACTCCTTCTCGTCCGCGTCCTCGCGGCTTGTCGAACTCTTCGAGGAGCTTTCGCTTCTGCCCGAACTTTCGCGCTTGGGACGGCCGATGGACGTATCGCCGGCCGGCACCTCGGTCGCGCCCGCGGGGATCGAGCTTTCGTACTCGTGGCTCTCGCGCTCCATGGCGGCGCGCATCGAGGCGTTGACGTCGATGTCGAGCGTGTTGGCGACCGTTTGGCGAAGCTTCATGATGTCGGGAATCCAATAGCTGATTTCCGAGATGTAGAGCGGACGCCCGGGCACCATGTCGGTCTTGAGACCGTTCTTCTGCGCTTCCTTCAGCGTACCTGCGAACTCAAGCATCTGGCGGAAGGAGAGGTCGGTTTCGATGGAGTCCATGACCTCCTTGATGACGGTAGGCAGGCGCGTGATGATGGCGGGCGACGTGACCTTCTCCATGACCGCCTTCATAAACTTCTGCTGGCGCTCAATGCGCCCGATGTCGCCCTCCTCGTCGCGGTAGCGCACATAGGTCACAGCCGTCTTGCCGTCCATGTGCTGCATTCCGGGCTTGAGGTCGATGAGGAGGCCACCGTCGTCGTCCCACGGATCTTCGTAGTACATGCGCTTCTCCACGTTGATGTCGATGCCGCCCAAGGCGTCGATGATGCGTTGGAAGGAGTGCGTGTTGATGATGATGTAGTGGTCGATGCGCACGCCCAAGAGGTCTTCGACCGTGCTCTCGCTGAGCTTATGTCCGCCGTAGGCGTAAGCGGCATTGATCTTGTCGTAGCCGTGCCCCTTGATCTTCACGCGCGTGTCGCGCGGCACGGAAAGGAGCGCTGCCTTGTTCTTCTTCGGATCGATCATCGTGACCATCAAGGTGTCGGAGCGGCCGACATCGTCTTCTCTCTGGTCGACGCCCATGATCATGATGGTCGACTTGTCCTTCGCGGTCAGGAGATGCTCCTCCTCCGCCTTCGGATCCTCCTTGTCCAAGAGGCTCGTCGAAGCAAAGAGAGCACCCGCCGCAGCGGCGGCAAAAAAGAGGAATACGACGGCGACATAGGGCCAAATGCGCCGTTTCTTTTTCGGCACGGCAGGGGGCGGAGAATTTTTCTGCAAGATCATACCTTCTTTTCAGCATTCTTCATAGCAAGTTCCGGCAAGGCGGCGTACGGTTTTCGCAAAGCGGACGTCCGTACATGCCCAAGCGAAAGGAACACGGCACGCATGGGGCGACTCCTCGCCCGTAAGGTGCTTCCCCTATTATAAAAGGTCTTGTTTCTTTACGCAAATGATATTTTTCCATTCCGGGCGGGATTAGGAGGATTTCACAACGGTTGAAGGATAAACTCGCTCCCGATGCGGTTTGCGGCAGGCGTATGGCGCTAGCTTCCCAAGATCTTCAGGAGTATTGCCGGCGATAACGGCAGTGCGTTCAGTGGTCTTGCAGATCCGCTCAAAGAAGGCTGCATCTACTTCGCCCATCCGTATTCCTGCAGGGAACGGGGAGCCAATGAGAATCAGAACTCTTTATGGAGACGCTTCATCCTTAAAGGCAAGGCCACGGATACCGTATCCAACTATCCTGTGCAGAAAACCGAGGATTGGAGCAGCAACTTGCCAAGGAAAATATTCGGATGCCGCTTTCTGCATTTACAAATGGATGTGCATGGTATATATTTATTGTTGACTTGACCAAGGAAGCAGTATGAAAAATTCGGAGTTGAAGCGTTCCCCCCACGCGTCTGATGGACAGGAAATAAAGACGGGCACGCTTGAAGCTATCATCAAACAAGCTGGATTGAAATGAAGAGGAGGTGGTGTCATGCGTCATCATAGCGACAAGATTGCGTACTTTCTCATCGCCTTTGCCGTCTGCCTCATCCTCATGGCGCTGTCGACGTACAAGACAACGCGCATGGCGAACACGATCCTCTACACTTCCGTCGCCATCTCGCTTCTTGCGGAGAACGTCCCGAAGGTCGTGGAGATTCCGCTGCATTACGCATATCCCGTGAAGTGCATCGAGTACTTCATGTTCTTCCTCGCGGTCCTCTGCTTCATCACGGTTCTTCTGCGCCATCTTCATCTGTTTTAGGCAGAAGGGTCGATTCATCCATAAGGATTTGCTGTATAAGGCTTGCTGATGAA is from Selenomonas sputigena ATCC 35185 and encodes:
- a CDS encoding LCP family protein, whose amino-acid sequence is MILQKNSPPPAVPKKKRRIWPYVAVVFLFFAAAAAGALFASTSLLDKEDPKAEEEHLLTAKDKSTIMIMGVDQREDDVGRSDTLMVTMIDPKKNKAALLSVPRDTRVKIKGHGYDKINAAYAYGGHKLSESTVEDLLGVRIDHYIIINTHSFQRIIDALGGIDINVEKRMYYEDPWDDDGGLLIDLKPGMQHMDGKTAVTYVRYRDEEGDIGRIERQQKFMKAVMEKVTSPAIITRLPTVIKEVMDSIETDLSFRQMLEFAGTLKEAQKNGLKTDMVPGRPLYISEISYWIPDIMKLRQTVANTLDIDVNASMRAAMERESHEYESSIPAGATEVPAGDTSIGRPKRESSGRSESSSKSSTSREDADEKESKKGSRDRASSASSTEKKGAAQDADDSRTRTETKPSGASPAATPSAAPTPGAETQKTQ